The following proteins are encoded in a genomic region of Lemur catta isolate mLemCat1 chromosome 10, mLemCat1.pri, whole genome shotgun sequence:
- the EXOSC3 gene encoding exosome complex component RRP40, translated as MLAPAMAEVAAESLAGGRARAARTVLNQVVLPGEELLLPEQEDAEGPGGGGERPLRLNAGVRSRVRVVCGPGLRRCGDRLLVTKCGRLRHKEPGSGSGSGGGVYWVDSQQKRYVPVKGDHVIGIVTAKSGDIFKVDVGGSEPASLSYLAFEGATKRNRPNVQVGDLIYGQFVVANKDMEPEMVCIDSCGRANGMGVIGHDGLLFKVTLGLIRKLLAPDCEIIQEVGKLYPLEIVFGMNGRIWVKAKTIQQTLILANILEACEHMTTDQRKQIFSRLAES; from the exons ATGCTGGCGCCAGCGATGGCTGAAGTCGCTGCTGAATCTCTCGCGGGCGGCAGGGCGCGGGCGGCGCGCACAGTGCTAAATCAGGTAGTGCTCCCGGGTGAGGAACTGCTCCTGCCCGAGCAGGAAGACGCAGAAGGCCCTGGCGGTGGAGGGGAGCGACCGTTGCGCTTGAATGCTGGAGTGCGCTCGCGGGTGCGCGTAGTGTGCGGCCCGGGCTTGCGGCGCTGCGGGGACCGCCTGCTGGTCACCAAGTGCGGCCGTCTGCGTCACAAGGAGCccggcagtggcagtggcagcggCGGTGGCGTTTACTGGGTGGATTCGCAGCAGAAACGG taTGTTCCAGTGAAAGGAGACCATGTGATTGGCATAGTGACAGCTAAATCTGGAGATATATTCAAAGTTGATGTTGGAGGGAGTGAGCCAGCTTCTTTGTCTTACTTGGCATTTGAAGGGGCAACTAAAAGAAACAGACCAAATGTGCAG GTTGGAGATCTCATCTATGGCCAATTTGTGGTTGCTAATAAGGATATGGAACCAGAGATGGTCTGTATTGACAGCTGTGGACGAGCCAATGGAATGGGTGTGATTGGACACGATGGTCTGCTTTTTAAAGTGACATTGGGCCTAATTAGAAA GCTATTAGCTCCAGACTGTGAAATCATACAGGAAGTGGGAAAACTGTATCCACTGGAGATAGTGTTTGGCATGAATGGAAGAATATGGGTTAAGGCAAAAACCATTCAACAGACTTTAATTTTGGCAAACATTTTGGAAGCTTGTGAACACATGACAACAgatcaaagaaaacaaatcttcTCCAGATTGGCAGAAAGTTGA
- the TRMT10B gene encoding tRNA methyltransferase 10 homolog B isoform X2, which yields MDWKLEGSTQKTESPVLQGHEGILEDTGANGILESFQLLQIDVECECQEGETLPTGNAAWCSKNVRRKQRHWEKIIAAKKSKRKQEKERRKANLAENPGICPQHSKRFLRALTKEKLLEAKHSGPRLCIDLSMTHHMSKKELSRLAGQIRRLYGSNKKAERPFWIYLTGFTTDSSLYEECLRMNDGFSSYLLDITEEDCFSLFPLETLVYLTPDSEHALEDVDLNKVYILGGLVDESIQKKVTFQKAQEYSVKTARLPIQEYMVRRQNGKNYHSKILAINQVFDILSTYFDTHNWPEALKKGVSSGKGYVLRNSVE from the exons ATGGACTGGAAATTGGAAGGGAGTACTCAGAAAACAGAGTCACCTGTGCTGCAGGGGCACGAAGGCATCTTAGAGGACACAGGTGCAAATGGAATCTTGGAAAGCTTCCAGCTTCTGCAGATTGATGTGGAATGCGAGTGCCAGGAGGGAGAGACCCTACCCACAGGAAACGCAGCATGGTGCTCG aaaaatgtCCGGAGAAAACAGAGACACTGGGAAAAGATAATTGCAGcaaagaagagcaaaagaaagcaagaaaaagaaagaagaaaagccaatCTTGCAGAAAATCCAG GCATCTGCCCTCAGCACAGCAAACGTTTTCTGAGAGCTTTAACCAAAGAGAAACTTTTGGAAGCCAAACACTCAGGACCAAGACTATGTATTGATTTGAGTATGACCCACCACATGTCAAAGAAG GAATTAAGTAGACTGGCTGGACAGATCCGAAGGTTGTATGGTTCTAACAAAAAAGCTGAAAGGCCATTTTGGATCTATCTCACTGGATTCACAACAGACAGTTCCCTGTATGAAGAATGTTTGAGGATGAATGATGGATTTTCTAGTTACCTG CTAGACATAACAGAAGAAGACTGCTTTAGTTTATTTCCTCTGGAAACCCTTGTGTACCTGACTCCTGACTCAGAACACG CTCTTGAAGATGTTGATCTAAACAAAGTTTACATCCTTGGTGGACTTGTGGATGAAAGCATTCAGAAA AAGGTGACATTTCAAAAGGCCCAGGAATACTCTGTCAAGACAGCCCGCTTGCCAATCCAGGAATACATGGTCAGACGCCAAAATGGGAAAAACTATCATTCAAAGATATTGGCCATCAATCAAG TGTTTGATATCCTGTCCACTTACTTTGACACTCACAACTGGCCTGAAGCATTGAAGAAAGGAGTTTCTTCAGGAAAAGGCTACGTTCTTCGGAATTCAGTGGAATAA
- the TRMT10B gene encoding tRNA methyltransferase 10 homolog B isoform X1, whose translation MKKEEKCANRLVHHLAPAYTLIRTKHMDWKLEGSTQKTESPVLQGHEGILEDTGANGILESFQLLQIDVECECQEGETLPTGNAAWCSKNVRRKQRHWEKIIAAKKSKRKQEKERRKANLAENPGICPQHSKRFLRALTKEKLLEAKHSGPRLCIDLSMTHHMSKKELSRLAGQIRRLYGSNKKAERPFWIYLTGFTTDSSLYEECLRMNDGFSSYLLDITEEDCFSLFPLETLVYLTPDSEHALEDVDLNKVYILGGLVDESIQKKVTFQKAQEYSVKTARLPIQEYMVRRQNGKNYHSKILAINQVFDILSTYFDTHNWPEALKKGVSSGKGYVLRNSVE comes from the exons atgaagaaagaagagaagtgtGCAAACAGGCTGGTTCATCATTTAGCGCCCGCGTATACACTCATCAG GACTAAGCACATGGACTGGAAATTGGAAGGGAGTACTCAGAAAACAGAGTCACCTGTGCTGCAGGGGCACGAAGGCATCTTAGAGGACACAGGTGCAAATGGAATCTTGGAAAGCTTCCAGCTTCTGCAGATTGATGTGGAATGCGAGTGCCAGGAGGGAGAGACCCTACCCACAGGAAACGCAGCATGGTGCTCG aaaaatgtCCGGAGAAAACAGAGACACTGGGAAAAGATAATTGCAGcaaagaagagcaaaagaaagcaagaaaaagaaagaagaaaagccaatCTTGCAGAAAATCCAG GCATCTGCCCTCAGCACAGCAAACGTTTTCTGAGAGCTTTAACCAAAGAGAAACTTTTGGAAGCCAAACACTCAGGACCAAGACTATGTATTGATTTGAGTATGACCCACCACATGTCAAAGAAG GAATTAAGTAGACTGGCTGGACAGATCCGAAGGTTGTATGGTTCTAACAAAAAAGCTGAAAGGCCATTTTGGATCTATCTCACTGGATTCACAACAGACAGTTCCCTGTATGAAGAATGTTTGAGGATGAATGATGGATTTTCTAGTTACCTG CTAGACATAACAGAAGAAGACTGCTTTAGTTTATTTCCTCTGGAAACCCTTGTGTACCTGACTCCTGACTCAGAACACG CTCTTGAAGATGTTGATCTAAACAAAGTTTACATCCTTGGTGGACTTGTGGATGAAAGCATTCAGAAA AAGGTGACATTTCAAAAGGCCCAGGAATACTCTGTCAAGACAGCCCGCTTGCCAATCCAGGAATACATGGTCAGACGCCAAAATGGGAAAAACTATCATTCAAAGATATTGGCCATCAATCAAG TGTTTGATATCCTGTCCACTTACTTTGACACTCACAACTGGCCTGAAGCATTGAAGAAAGGAGTTTCTTCAGGAAAAGGCTACGTTCTTCGGAATTCAGTGGAATAA